The Sphaerospermopsis torques-reginae ITEP-024 genome has a window encoding:
- the nadD gene encoding nicotinate (nicotinamide) nucleotide adenylyltransferase — protein MQKLAIFGGTFDPVHWGHLLVAKTALTQLHLEQIIWIPSKNPPHKQAALFEHRVAMLDIATKNNPAFTLSLIERECSGTSYSINTLIDLSAFYPNTHWYWIIGLDAFQTLPRWYRGYELAQMCDWLIAPRLVGGETIAQSELICNQVEKKFREKSYTINWQLLHTPLIRVSSSIIRELCRQGCSIDYLVPKSVGLYIATHNLYTNNSE, from the coding sequence ATGCAGAAACTAGCAATTTTTGGAGGTACATTTGACCCAGTTCACTGGGGACACCTACTCGTAGCCAAAACGGCTTTGACGCAATTACATCTGGAACAAATAATTTGGATACCTTCAAAAAATCCTCCTCATAAACAAGCCGCACTGTTTGAACATCGAGTAGCAATGCTGGATATAGCTACTAAAAATAACCCAGCTTTTACACTCTCACTGATTGAGAGAGAATGTTCTGGGACTTCATACTCTATTAACACCCTGATTGATTTATCTGCTTTTTACCCAAATACTCATTGGTACTGGATTATCGGTTTGGATGCTTTCCAAACTTTACCTCGTTGGTATCGTGGATATGAACTAGCACAAATGTGTGATTGGTTAATTGCCCCCCGACTGGTAGGTGGTGAGACAATAGCTCAAAGTGAGTTAATATGCAACCAAGTAGAAAAAAAATTTAGAGAAAAATCATATACAATTAATTGGCAATTACTACATACACCTTTAATAAGAGTTTCGTCAAGTATCATCCGTGAACTTTGTCGGCAAGGGTGTTCAATTGATTATTTAGTACCGAAATCAGTCGGCTTGTACATCGCCACTCACAATCTTTACACTAATAATTCTGAATAA
- a CDS encoding tetratricopeptide repeat protein yields MSQPRNRWIIQVVLLLAVAAFIGVSIIPIIGAFNDSQPLAQNTSSNSTDSSLSEQKSKLADEIRGLELVLQREPENQAALKGLLQARLQLLSQKGRGEVKNADIQAVIEPLEKLAKLNPQQSEYSVLLAQAKQQMGDNEGAAQTYRSILAINPGDIKALQGMVNLQVSQKRPEAAIGLLQETLSAATQANTIQPGSVDVVAVQILLGSVYALQKNDTQAISLYEQAIKKDPQDFRPVLAKAMLLREQGKTDEAQSLFDSATALAPAQYKDEIKKAAAIPSPTPTTSPESTPSP; encoded by the coding sequence GTGTCTCAACCACGTAATCGGTGGATAATTCAGGTTGTCTTACTTCTGGCAGTTGCGGCGTTTATTGGTGTTTCTATTATACCCATCATTGGAGCTTTCAATGATTCTCAACCCTTAGCACAAAATACTAGCAGCAACTCTACTGATTCTAGTTTATCTGAGCAAAAGTCAAAGTTAGCAGATGAAATTCGCGGTTTGGAGCTAGTTTTGCAACGAGAACCTGAAAATCAAGCTGCACTTAAAGGTCTTTTACAAGCAAGGTTACAATTACTCAGTCAAAAAGGCAGGGGTGAAGTGAAAAATGCTGATATCCAAGCGGTAATTGAACCTTTGGAAAAGTTGGCTAAATTGAATCCCCAACAATCAGAGTATTCTGTGCTACTAGCACAAGCAAAGCAGCAAATGGGCGATAATGAAGGAGCAGCCCAAACTTATCGCTCTATTTTAGCAATCAACCCCGGTGATATCAAGGCTTTACAGGGAATGGTAAATTTACAAGTCAGTCAGAAACGCCCAGAAGCGGCTATTGGTTTATTGCAAGAAACTTTATCTGCTGCTACCCAAGCCAATACCATTCAGCCTGGAAGTGTTGATGTTGTTGCTGTACAGATACTTTTAGGCAGTGTTTACGCTTTACAGAAAAATGATACTCAAGCTATCTCTTTATACGAGCAAGCAATTAAAAAAGATCCACAAGATTTTCGTCCTGTTTTAGCAAAGGCGATGCTTTTGAGAGAACAGGGTAAAACTGATGAAGCACAGTCTTTGTTTGATAGTGCTACAGCTTTAGCTCCTGCTCAGTATAAAGATGAAATCAAAAAAGCAGCAGCAATACCTAGTCCCACTCCCACAACTTCACCGGAAAGTACACCGAGTCCATGA
- a CDS encoding helix-turn-helix domain-containing protein has translation MTLTFDTDAYVQLLAEIVPKVIDTEEEYERFLKVAEFLTFKKNRSPEERALHKLLVKLIEDYEEENYPMDKSTPHEILQHIMESSGLRQADLVRILGFSSGVVSEMVNGKRSISKAQAKALGEYFKVSPSLFI, from the coding sequence ATGACCCTTACTTTTGACACTGATGCTTATGTTCAATTACTAGCAGAAATCGTTCCTAAAGTAATTGATACAGAAGAGGAATATGAACGGTTTTTAAAAGTTGCTGAATTTCTAACTTTTAAGAAAAATCGTAGTCCAGAAGAACGAGCTTTACACAAATTGCTTGTGAAACTAATTGAAGATTATGAGGAAGAAAATTATCCAATGGATAAATCTACACCTCATGAAATATTACAACACATCATGGAATCTAGTGGACTTCGTCAAGCTGACTTAGTGCGTATTCTTGGTTTTAGTAGTGGTGTGGTTTCGGAAATGGTTAATGGTAAACGTTCCATTAGTAAAGCACAAGCTAAAGCTTTGGGAGAATATTTTAAGGTTTCTCCCAGTTTGTTTATTTGA
- a CDS encoding homocysteine biosynthesis protein: protein MRTIAEINEKINQKRAVVWTVEELKKRVAEIGITKAAKAVDVITTGTFEPMESSGAIINLGHTDPPIKIRRCWLDGVPAYSGFGAVDLYLGASCAVETMDGEEQRERGGGHVIEDLIAGKPVQVRALGQVTDCYPRATFETTITSETINQFYLFNPRNLYQNFIIGVNGGDRPLHTYLGPLQPRLGNAVYSNPGAISPLFNDPDLQLVGIGTKIFLGGGIGYVAWEGTQHFPLQKRLANRTPIGPSATLALIGDAKQMDARWVRGCYFKSYGPSLMLGVGVPLPVLNESVIERCAVQDKDLVAPIVDFSIPRRVRPTFGLVSYAQLKSGRISIEGKAVRVAPLASMFLSRQVAVELKQWIEAGTFTLTEPVAPIPMERAFLPQDRWADF from the coding sequence ATGCGAACTATTGCGGAAATTAATGAAAAAATCAACCAAAAACGCGCCGTAGTTTGGACGGTTGAAGAACTAAAAAAACGAGTAGCGGAAATCGGTATCACCAAAGCTGCTAAAGCAGTTGATGTGATTACCACTGGCACTTTTGAACCAATGGAATCCAGCGGTGCAATTATTAATTTAGGACATACTGACCCACCGATCAAAATTCGCCGCTGTTGGTTAGATGGTGTACCAGCATATTCTGGTTTTGGCGCAGTAGATTTATACTTGGGTGCTAGTTGTGCTGTGGAAACGATGGATGGTGAAGAACAGCGGGAACGTGGGGGAGGTCATGTAATTGAAGATTTAATAGCTGGTAAACCCGTACAAGTCAGGGCTTTAGGACAAGTTACCGACTGTTACCCCAGAGCAACTTTTGAAACCACTATCACCAGTGAAACTATTAACCAGTTTTATTTATTTAATCCGCGCAATCTTTATCAAAATTTTATTATTGGGGTAAATGGAGGCGATCGCCCACTGCATACCTATCTAGGACCTTTGCAACCCCGTTTAGGTAATGCAGTTTACTCCAACCCTGGGGCAATTTCGCCCTTATTCAATGATCCCGATTTACAACTTGTGGGAATTGGCACAAAAATCTTTTTAGGCGGTGGAATAGGTTATGTAGCGTGGGAAGGTACACAGCACTTCCCCTTACAAAAGCGGTTAGCTAATCGAACACCCATTGGACCATCAGCCACTTTAGCCTTAATTGGTGATGCCAAACAAATGGATGCGCGGTGGGTGCGGGGTTGTTACTTCAAAAGTTATGGACCGTCTTTAATGTTGGGTGTAGGTGTGCCACTTCCGGTTTTAAATGAATCTGTCATTGAACGTTGTGCAGTCCAAGATAAAGATTTAGTAGCGCCAATAGTAGACTTTTCTATTCCCCGTCGTGTTCGTCCTACCTTTGGTTTAGTCAGTTACGCTCAACTAAAATCGGGCAGAATTTCCATAGAGGGTAAAGCGGTGCGAGTTGCTCCTTTAGCCAGTATGTTTCTCTCACGACAAGTAGCCGTAGAGTTGAAACAATGGATAGAAGCTGGCACATTTACCCTCACAGAACCAGTTGCTCCCATTCCTATGGAACGAGCTTTTCTACCCCAGGATCGTTGGGCAGACTTTTAA
- a CDS encoding TMEM165/GDT1 family protein has protein sequence MLTAFTAGLLLITISELGDKTFFIAVILSMQHSRKIVFAGVTAALAAMTVLSVIFGQILSVLTQGSKIYVHYAEIVLFIAFGLKLLYDGWKMPNKADEEVIDEAKEAVEKAELDSQQKSPWSILLKSFVLTFIAEWGDRTQIATIALAASNNAIGVTAGAILGHSICAAIAVIGGKLIAGKISEKQITFLGGVLFIIFGIVAAVEGS, from the coding sequence ATGTTAACAGCCTTCACCGCAGGTTTATTATTAATTACAATATCCGAACTAGGTGATAAAACCTTTTTTATCGCCGTCATTCTCTCCATGCAGCACTCCAGAAAAATAGTGTTTGCAGGGGTGACAGCAGCCTTAGCAGCCATGACAGTATTATCAGTGATATTTGGGCAAATACTGTCAGTTTTAACACAAGGTTCAAAAATATATGTACACTATGCAGAAATAGTATTATTTATAGCTTTCGGGTTAAAACTGCTCTATGATGGCTGGAAAATGCCGAATAAAGCCGATGAAGAAGTGATAGACGAAGCCAAAGAAGCGGTAGAAAAGGCAGAGTTAGACAGCCAGCAAAAAAGCCCCTGGTCAATATTACTGAAATCCTTTGTATTAACATTTATAGCCGAATGGGGCGATCGCACACAGATAGCCACCATAGCCTTAGCAGCGAGTAACAACGCCATAGGTGTCACAGCAGGAGCAATATTGGGACATTCAATTTGTGCAGCGATCGCCGTCATTGGTGGTAAATTAATTGCAGGTAAAATTTCCGAAAAGCAAATAACCTTCTTAGGCGGCGTTTTATTTATTATCTTCGGTATCGTCGCCGCCGTAGAAGGAAGTTGA
- the miaA gene encoding tRNA (adenosine(37)-N6)-dimethylallyltransferase MiaA gives MTKLIVICGATATGKSGLALSLAERLGSVILSADSRQVYREFDIGTAKPTREEQKLIPHYLIDICEPTETMTVADYQEQTQELIANLGVSPLLLVGGTGLYIRAIVQGMKIPRVSSQPELRSQLESLGQHQLYPILQQVDPIAAQKIHANDLVRTLRALEVYYVTGCPMSEQQGENPPDYPILQIYLDCEPEILDVRIRKRTEQMIADGLVAEVKDLCQKYGFDLPLLNTLGYQEIKQYLAGEINLEEATDLIALHTRQFAKRQRTWFRQTSNLEYFNVADSDLLEQVWKRIKEFIDES, from the coding sequence ATGACTAAATTAATTGTGATTTGTGGTGCGACTGCGACGGGAAAATCTGGATTAGCGTTGAGTTTAGCAGAAAGATTAGGTTCTGTCATTCTCAGTGCTGATTCCCGTCAAGTATACCGCGAGTTTGACATTGGAACTGCTAAACCTACGCGGGAAGAACAGAAATTAATCCCCCATTATTTGATTGATATCTGTGAACCGACTGAAACAATGACAGTAGCAGATTATCAGGAACAAACACAAGAGTTAATTGCTAATTTGGGAGTTTCTCCATTATTGTTGGTTGGTGGAACTGGTTTATATATACGTGCTATTGTGCAGGGGATGAAAATTCCCAGAGTATCATCACAACCAGAATTGCGATCGCAACTAGAATCATTAGGTCAACATCAACTTTACCCGATTTTACAACAAGTTGATCCTATAGCAGCCCAAAAAATTCATGCTAACGATTTAGTGCGGACATTAAGAGCATTAGAAGTATATTATGTCACGGGTTGTCCCATGTCTGAACAACAGGGAGAAAACCCCCCAGACTATCCAATTTTACAAATTTATTTAGATTGTGAACCAGAAATTTTAGATGTCAGGATTCGCAAACGTACAGAACAAATGATAGCAGATGGTTTAGTGGCAGAAGTTAAAGATTTATGTCAAAAGTATGGGTTTGATTTGCCATTATTGAATACTTTAGGTTATCAAGAAATCAAACAATATTTAGCAGGGGAAATTAATTTAGAGGAAGCTACAGATTTAATAGCTTTGCATACTCGACAATTTGCCAAACGTCAGCGTACATGGTTTAGACAAACTTCTAATTTGGAATATTTTAATGTTGCAGATTCTGATTTATTAGAACAAGTTTGGAAGAGGATAAAGGAATTTATAGATGAATCATAA
- the thiL gene encoding thiamine-phosphate kinase yields the protein MSNLPAEHLRVRDIGEQGLLARLQRFCPSDVIGDDAAVLVTESEQSLVVTTDMLVDGVHFSDVTTTPEDAGWRAAAANLSDLAAMGAFPVGITVGLGLPGDLSVEWVERLYQGMSECLQKYDVPIVGGDIVRSPITTLSITAFGQANPDFIIRRSTAQIGDAIVVTGIHGASRGGLELLLNPEIGQNLKTQDKAALITAHQRPNPRLDVIPLLWEIIESQSKIQNLKSKIAGMDSSDGLADAVLQICRASKVGAILEASKIPLPLVFHQWLSQERSLNYALYGGEDFELVLCLPPQAASALVQKLGTGAAIIGEIIPGTEVILKHENAKIPDQVLTLSQGFKHFS from the coding sequence ATGTCTAATTTACCAGCAGAACATTTGCGAGTACGAGATATTGGCGAACAAGGTCTTTTAGCGAGATTACAACGCTTCTGTCCTTCAGATGTGATAGGTGATGATGCGGCAGTTTTGGTGACAGAATCAGAGCAATCTTTGGTAGTAACTACAGATATGTTAGTTGATGGTGTGCATTTTAGTGATGTCACCACTACCCCAGAGGATGCTGGTTGGCGTGCGGCTGCTGCTAATTTATCAGATTTAGCCGCTATGGGTGCTTTTCCTGTGGGTATCACCGTTGGACTGGGTTTACCAGGAGATTTAAGCGTTGAATGGGTAGAAAGACTGTATCAGGGAATGAGTGAATGTTTACAAAAATACGATGTACCCATAGTTGGTGGTGATATAGTGCGATCGCCCATTACCACTTTATCAATCACCGCCTTTGGTCAAGCCAACCCTGATTTTATTATCCGTCGTTCCACTGCTCAAATAGGTGATGCCATAGTCGTCACAGGCATTCATGGAGCATCCCGTGGGGGCTTAGAACTGCTCTTAAATCCCGAAATAGGTCAAAACCTCAAAACTCAAGACAAAGCCGCTTTAATCACCGCACACCAGCGCCCCAACCCACGTTTAGATGTCATACCCCTATTGTGGGAGATTATAGAATCTCAATCCAAAATCCAAAATCTAAAATCTAAAATTGCTGGGATGGACAGCAGCGACGGTTTAGCCGATGCAGTATTACAAATTTGCCGTGCTAGTAAAGTAGGCGCTATTTTAGAAGCAAGTAAAATTCCCCTACCATTAGTTTTTCATCAGTGGTTAAGTCAAGAGCGATCGCTCAATTATGCCCTATATGGTGGCGAAGATTTTGAATTAGTCCTTTGTTTACCACCACAAGCTGCATCAGCATTAGTGCAAAAACTGGGAACAGGTGCAGCCATTATCGGCGAGATTATACCAGGAACAGAAGTGATCTTAAAACATGAAAATGCAAAAATCCCCGACCAAGTTTTAACACTTAGTCAAGGATTTAAGCATTTTAGTTAG
- a CDS encoding type I glyceraldehyde-3-phosphate dehydrogenase, protein MIRVAINGFGRIGRNFARCWIGRENSPVELVGINDTSDPRTNAHLLRYDSMLGRLQNADITADDNSITVNGKTIKCVSDRNPDNLPWKEWEIDLIIESTGVFTSKEGAMRHVNAGAKKVLITAPGKNEDGTFVMGVNHEDYDHNVHHIISNASCTTNCLAPIAKVLHEKFGIIKGTMTTTHSYTGDQRILDASHRDLRRARAAGINIVPTSTGAAKAVALVLPALKGKLNGTALRVPTPNVSMVDFVVQVEKPTITEEVNQVLKDASETYLKGILGYSELPLVSSDYQGTNESSIVDANLTLVMGNDMVKVMAWYDNEWGYSQRVLDLAELVANKWA, encoded by the coding sequence GTGATTAGAGTTGCAATCAACGGTTTCGGGCGCATTGGACGGAACTTCGCACGCTGCTGGATAGGTAGAGAGAATAGCCCAGTTGAACTTGTGGGTATCAATGACACTTCCGATCCTAGAACCAATGCTCACCTGCTCAGATATGACTCGATGCTGGGAAGGTTACAAAATGCGGATATTACTGCTGATGACAATTCCATTACTGTCAACGGTAAGACCATTAAATGCGTATCTGATCGCAACCCAGATAACTTGCCCTGGAAAGAATGGGAAATTGATCTGATTATTGAATCCACTGGTGTGTTTACCAGTAAGGAAGGGGCAATGCGCCACGTTAATGCTGGTGCTAAAAAGGTGCTGATTACTGCTCCTGGTAAAAACGAAGATGGTACTTTTGTGATGGGTGTGAATCATGAAGATTATGATCACAACGTACATCACATTATCAGTAACGCCAGTTGTACTACTAACTGTTTAGCTCCTATTGCTAAGGTGTTGCATGAAAAATTTGGCATCATCAAAGGCACAATGACTACTACTCACAGCTACACAGGAGATCAGCGCATTTTAGATGCTTCTCACCGGGATTTGCGTCGCGCTAGAGCAGCTGGTATTAACATTGTTCCCACTTCTACTGGTGCTGCTAAAGCAGTAGCTCTGGTACTCCCAGCTTTAAAAGGTAAGCTGAATGGTACAGCTTTGCGTGTACCCACCCCTAATGTTTCAATGGTGGATTTTGTAGTTCAGGTTGAAAAACCCACTATTACAGAAGAAGTTAACCAAGTCCTCAAAGATGCTTCTGAAACCTATCTCAAAGGCATTTTAGGTTATAGTGAACTTCCTCTAGTATCTTCTGATTATCAAGGTACTAATGAATCTTCCATTGTTGATGCTAACTTAACTTTAGTCATGGGTAATGACATGGTTAAAGTAATGGCTTGGTATGACAATGAGTGGGGTTATAGCCAACGAGTTTTAGACTTGGCTGAGTTAGTAGCCAATAAATGGGCATAA
- the gyrB gene encoding DNA topoisomerase (ATP-hydrolyzing) subunit B — translation MTSSYSADQIQVLEGLEAVRKRPGMYIGSTGPRGLHHLVYEVVDNSIDEALAGYCTHVEVDLNADGSCTVTDDGRGIPTDIHPKTGKSALETVLTVLHAGGKFGGGGYKVSGGLHGVGVSVVNALSEVVDITVWRDKKVHNQRYERGIPMTELEAKPYKDSRTGTSVRFKPDAQIFTTGTEFDYITLAGRLRELAYLNAGVKITFTDHRLEVLKSDTPKVETYQYNGGIKEYVAYMNREKQPLHEEIIYVQGERNNVQVEVSLQWCTDAYTDNVLGFANNIRTIDGGTHLEGLKTVLTRTLNAIARKRNKIKENESNLSGEHVREGLTAVISVKVPDPEFEGQTKTKLGNTEVRGIVDSLVGEVLTEYLEFHPTVADSILDKAIQAFKAAEAARHARELVRRKSVLESSPLPGKLADCSSRDPAESEIFLVEGDSAGGCWHCDTVILLTDGRNITFKELIAEQEEGKEHYCYTVRDSGNIGVEKIINVRMTKANAEVVKVTLDNGEVLICTPDHRFMLRDGTYKAAALLTPEDSLMPLYRKISQKNERGQGLNGYEMVWNPLNDKWIYTHLLADFYNLEHGVYPYSDGSHRHHVDFNKRNNDPTNIKRMTPDAHLELHRQHIEKTLHRPDVIEKSRQVHQSPEFRAFMSERMRDEKTRQILSAQAKAQWEDEAYKEFMTAKWREFYETNEDYRRENNELLNQAQQEYWGNEANRLAQSQRVKEYFANNPQARQVLSELAKKQWEDEELRAWRSQKTKEQWTYEFREKRKRALQETYFDKTIAVLKQLELQTGDIDVDSYETYRRFKKDKSLLRWDTFCERYYQGRPSVAKEAIRNYNHRVVSVEKLEERYDVYDLEVPNTHNFALGAGIFVHNSAKQGRDRRTQAILPLRGKILNIEKTDDAKIYKNNEVQSLITALGLGVKGEEFDASQLRYHRVVIMTDADVDGAHIRTLLLTFFYRYQRALIEQGFIYIACPPLYKVERGKNHQYCYSDRELQQYIATLPANANYTIQRFKGLGEMMPEQLWTTTMNPETRTLKQVEIEDAAEADRIFTILMGDRVAPRREFIETYGSKLNLTDLDI, via the coding sequence ATGACGAGCAGTTACAGTGCCGATCAGATTCAAGTTCTGGAAGGTCTGGAAGCCGTCCGCAAACGACCAGGGATGTATATTGGTTCCACTGGACCGCGAGGACTCCACCATCTAGTTTATGAGGTAGTTGATAACTCTATTGATGAAGCTTTAGCGGGTTACTGTACTCATGTTGAGGTGGATCTCAATGCTGATGGTTCTTGTACGGTGACAGATGATGGTCGGGGTATTCCTACCGATATTCACCCCAAAACAGGTAAGTCGGCTTTGGAAACTGTTTTAACTGTACTACACGCTGGGGGTAAATTTGGCGGTGGTGGTTACAAGGTTTCGGGAGGTTTACACGGTGTCGGTGTCTCTGTTGTTAATGCTCTCTCGGAAGTTGTAGATATTACGGTTTGGCGGGATAAAAAGGTACATAACCAACGTTATGAACGGGGTATCCCGATGACTGAACTGGAGGCAAAACCATACAAGGACTCAAGAACGGGAACTTCTGTGAGGTTTAAACCAGATGCTCAAATTTTTACTACTGGTACTGAGTTTGATTACATTACGTTAGCGGGTCGTTTGCGCGAGTTAGCTTATCTCAATGCAGGTGTAAAAATTACTTTTACGGATCATCGTTTAGAAGTTCTCAAAAGCGATACTCCCAAGGTAGAAACATATCAATATAATGGCGGTATAAAAGAATATGTCGCCTACATGAACCGGGAAAAACAACCTTTACACGAAGAAATTATTTATGTACAAGGGGAACGAAATAATGTACAGGTGGAAGTCTCTCTGCAATGGTGTACAGATGCTTATACTGATAATGTCTTAGGTTTTGCTAATAATATCCGTACTATTGACGGCGGTACTCATTTAGAAGGTTTAAAAACGGTTCTCACTAGAACTTTAAATGCGATCGCTCGCAAGCGGAATAAAATTAAAGAAAATGAATCTAATCTTAGTGGTGAACACGTCCGCGAAGGTTTAACTGCTGTTATTTCTGTGAAAGTCCCTGATCCTGAGTTTGAAGGACAAACTAAAACTAAACTCGGTAATACGGAAGTTCGCGGTATTGTTGACTCTTTGGTGGGGGAAGTTCTCACGGAGTACCTAGAATTTCATCCCACTGTTGCTGATTCTATCCTGGATAAAGCTATTCAAGCTTTTAAAGCCGCAGAAGCAGCACGGCACGCAAGAGAGTTAGTTAGAAGAAAATCTGTATTAGAATCATCTCCTTTACCCGGTAAATTAGCGGATTGTAGCTCTCGTGACCCCGCTGAATCGGAGATATTTCTCGTGGAAGGCGATTCAGCGGGCGGTTGTTGGCATTGCGACACAGTAATTTTACTTACGGATGGACGTAATATTACGTTCAAAGAATTGATTGCAGAGCAGGAAGAGGGAAAAGAGCATTACTGTTACACAGTCAGGGATAGCGGCAATATTGGGGTAGAAAAAATCATCAATGTCCGCATGACTAAGGCTAATGCTGAAGTAGTTAAAGTAACATTAGATAATGGAGAAGTTTTAATCTGTACTCCTGACCATCGGTTTATGTTACGTGATGGTACTTACAAAGCAGCAGCTTTACTTACTCCTGAAGATTCCTTAATGCCTTTGTATCGCAAAATATCTCAAAAAAATGAACGCGGTCAAGGTCTTAACGGGTATGAAATGGTTTGGAATCCTTTAAATGATAAATGGATTTACACTCACCTGTTAGCAGATTTTTACAATCTTGAACATGGGGTTTATCCTTATTCTGATGGTAGTCATCGTCATCATGTTGATTTCAATAAACGCAATAATGACCCCACTAATATTAAACGGATGACTCCTGATGCACATTTAGAACTGCATCGTCAACATATCGAAAAAACTCTCCATCGTCCTGATGTGATTGAAAAGAGTCGTCAAGTTCATCAAAGTCCTGAGTTTCGCGCTTTTATGAGCGAAAGAATGCGTGACGAAAAAACTCGTCAAATTCTTTCCGCACAAGCTAAGGCTCAATGGGAAGATGAAGCTTATAAGGAATTTATGACGGCTAAATGGCGGGAGTTTTATGAAACTAATGAAGACTACCGCCGGGAAAATAATGAGTTGTTAAATCAAGCACAACAAGAATATTGGGGAAATGAAGCTAATAGATTGGCGCAATCTCAACGAGTGAAGGAATATTTTGCTAATAATCCTCAAGCGCGTCAAGTATTATCAGAGTTAGCTAAAAAACAATGGGAGGACGAAGAATTACGGGCTTGGCGCAGTCAGAAAACTAAGGAACAATGGACCTATGAGTTTCGGGAAAAACGCAAAAGAGCTTTACAAGAAACATATTTTGATAAGACTATTGCCGTTTTGAAGCAATTAGAACTGCAAACTGGTGATATAGATGTAGACAGTTATGAAACTTATCGCAGATTTAAGAAAGATAAATCTTTACTACGCTGGGATACGTTTTGTGAACGTTATTATCAAGGTCGGCCATCTGTAGCTAAAGAAGCAATAAGAAACTATAATCACCGTGTGGTGAGTGTGGAAAAACTAGAAGAACGCTATGATGTCTATGATCTGGAAGTTCCCAATACTCATAACTTTGCTTTAGGGGCGGGAATTTTTGTGCATAATAGCGCCAAACAAGGACGCGATCGCCGAACTCAAGCTATCCTGCCCCTACGTGGTAAAATTCTCAACATTGAAAAAACCGACGACGCAAAAATCTACAAAAACAACGAAGTTCAATCTTTAATCACAGCATTGGGTTTAGGCGTAAAAGGTGAAGAATTTGATGCCTCACAATTACGCTATCATCGTGTAGTAATTATGACTGATGCTGACGTAGATGGGGCGCACATTCGGACTTTGTTGTTAACGTTTTTCTATCGTTATCAAAGGGCGTTAATTGAACAAGGGTTCATCTATATTGCTTGTCCACCACTGTATAAAGTAGAAAGAGGCAAAAATCACCAGTATTGTTACAGCGATCGGGAATTACAACAATATATTGCCACTTTACCTGCCAATGCTAACTATACCATTCAGCGTTTTAAAGGTTTAGGGGAAATGATGCCGGAACAACTGTGGACAACCACAATGAACCCAGAAACCCGGACGCTGAAACAAGTGGAAATAGAAGACGCAGCGGAAGCAGATCGGATATTTACCATTTTAATGGGCGATCGCGTTGCACCCAGACGGGAGTTTATTGAAACCTATGGTTCTAAACTAAACCTCACCGATCTAGATATCTAA